One Aspergillus oryzae RIB40 DNA, chromosome 2 genomic window carries:
- a CDS encoding DNA polymerase epsilon noncatalytic subunit (DNA polymerase epsilon, subunit B), which yields MDSDPVPSSSPAFATPAHPLRKNKSNLLLTRTSILPILLPPSTLRPVAFRTFTRKHNLTISSSALQTLATFVGKNCGSGWREEGLAERVLDEVAKSWKKAGGGVIVEEGKGASLKTILQTVEGNMSGGRVVAGKTPTTDGVSLSTSRNRESMHPNLHLSPSVASTLGDGEHGDSNLSSHPRSWIKVVDAFDIPRLTYNADKKYFEVAKSKASLFPQPSHKTALFRDRYNVIHQRLLRNESFQLSLGSSSVPSLSRSSSSFAPNKCYKLTPVANLLGRSGTSHLILGMLSVSPTGDLSLTDLTGSIALELSHARMIPENGAWFAPGMIVLVDGIYEEEENVKGSTLGGNTGVGGAIGGIFVGVSICGPPCERREMSLGTKSRQTTGEVSSSGGFGWVDFLGVGSERARGPRMRHIQARCLQNLHGGADDSRCMKIAIMSEVNLDHVKTVDALKRLFGFYNDLAPRERPIVFVLIGNFVQKAMINGGGQAAGIEYKEYFDSLAMGLSEFPSLLQHSTFVFVPGDNDPWPSAFSAGAASAIPRQAVPELFTSRVKRAFAMANAESDRSQSSEPIGEAIWTTNPSRITLFGPVHDIAIIRDDISGRLRRSAVSIGQNADRSTVMDEGMDNQKSSVSPEGYIETQTPRIGAESYPMPSAVNMSRKLVKTILDQGTMSPFPLSLRPVLWDYASSLQLYPLPSSFILADPEAAPFCMTYEGCHVMNPGKLIPEGDLSSVRWIEYDVSKNRGKVRELRY from the coding sequence ATGGACTCGGATCCGGTcccctcatcatctcctgcATTCGCGACCCCCGCGCACCCTTTGCGAAAAAACAaatccaatcttcttcttacGAGGACGTCTATACTGCCAATTTTACTTCCCCCCTCCACCCTTCGGCCCGTTGCTTTCCGTACATTCACCCGGAAACATAACTTGACGatttcatcatctgcactACAGACTCTAGCTACCTTCGTGGGCAAAAATTGCGGGTCAGGATGGCGCGAAGAAGGCCTTGCAGAGCGAGTATTGGACGAAGTGGCTAAAAGCTGGAAAAAGGCTGGAGGAGGTGTCattgtcgaagaaggcaaaggtGCCTCTCTTAAAACGATTTTGCAAACCGTTGAAGGGAATATGAGTGGGGGTAGGGTTGTTGCTGGCAAGACCCCTACAACAGATGGCGTGTCCTTGAGTACGTCTCGGAATAGGGAGAGCATGCACCCCAATCTACATTTGTCTCCCTCTGTAGCGTCGACCCTAGGAGATGGAGAACACGGGGACTCGAACCTTTCCTCTCACCCGAGAAGTTGGATCAAGGTAGTTGATGCATTTGATATTCCACGTCTAACATACAACGCCGACAAGAAATATTTCGAGGTTGCAAAGTCGAAGGCTTCTCTGTTTCCGCAGCCCTCTCATAAGACTGCCTTGTTCCGGGATCGTTATAATGTGATTCACCAGCGCTTACTACGAAATGAATCGTTTCAACTGTCACTAGGCTCTTCTAGCGTACCTTCATTATCCcgatcctcatcgtctttTGCTCCTAATAAATGCTACAAGCTTACTCCAGTCGCAAACCTGCTGGGCAGGAGTGGCACATCACATTTGATTCTTGGCATGCTTTCAGTTTCCCCAACGGGTGATTTGTCCCTTACCGACTTGACAGGGAGTATCGCCTTGGAACTGAGTCATGCACGGATGATACCTGAGAATGGCGCTTGGTTCGCGCCTGGTATGATAGTGCTCGTCGACGGGATctacgaagaagaagaaaacgtGAAAGGGTCGACCTTGGGTGGAAATActggggttggaggtgctATTGGAGGTATATTCGTCGGAGTCTCTATTTGTGGACCTCCCTGCGAAAGACGGGAAATGTCACTGGGGACCAAAAGTCGACAGACCACGGGGGAAGTGAGCTCTAGCGGGGGGTTTGGTTGGGTAGACTTTCTGGGGGTTGGAAGCGAACGTGCACGGGGACCTCGTATGAGACATATCCAGGCGAGATGCCTACAGAACTTGCATGGGGGTGCGGATGACTCCCGTTGCATGAAAATAGCAATCATGAGCGAGGTCAACCTTGACCATGTGAAGACGGTGGACGCACTGAAGAGGCTGTTCGGCTTTTATAATGACTTAGCACCGAGAGAACGTCCAATCGTTTTTGTTCTAATCGGGAATTTTGTTCAGAAAGCCATGATCAACGGTGGCGGCCAGGCAGCTGGTATTGAGTACAAGGAATACTTTGACTCGCTCGCTATGGGACTATCTGAATTCCCATCTCTGCTACAGCACTCTACGTTTGTTTTTGTGCCGGGCGACAACGACCCCTGGCCATCTGCCTTTTCAGCTGGTGCTGCTTCTGCTATCCCACGTCAAGCTGTTCCTGAACTGTTCACTTCAAGAGTGAAGCGTGCATTTGCTATGGCGAATGCTGAGTCAGACCGATCTCAGTCATCCGAACCCATTGGCGAAGCTATCTGGACTACGAATCCCTCACGGATCACCCTTTTTGGACCGGTCCATGACATCGCTATAATCCGCGATGACATTTCAGGGCGGCTGAGGCGCAGCGCAGTGAGCATTGGACAGAATGCTGATAGGTCTACAGTAATGGATGAAGGGATGGATAACCAAAAGAGTTCCGTATCACCTGAAGGCTACATTGAGACCCAGACGCCACGAATAGGAGCTGAATCCTATCCGATGCCTTCTGCAGTCAATATGTCGCGAAAGCTAGTCAAAACTATTCTGGATCAGGGCACTATGTCGCCTTTCCCACTCTCGTTGCGACCCGTCTTATGGGACTATGCGTCCTCCTTGCAGCTGTACCCATTACCCTCAAGCTTCATTCTAGCCGATCCTGAAGCGGCGCCTTTTTGTATGACTTATGAAGGATGCCATGTAATGAATCCCGGGAAGCTTATTCCAGAAGGTGACTTGTCTTCCGTGAGGTGGATTGAATATGATGTTTCCAAAAACCGAGGAAAGGTGAGAGAGTTGCGCTACTAG
- a CDS encoding SHNi-TPR domain-containing protein (cell cycle-regulated histone H1-binding protein) gives MSDAPLQSDNECMRAYLANLTERAAAKDAVKDFNAAAELYSEATELQAKLNGELSLDNADLLYSYGKSLYNVAVSKSDVLGSKVAGESQTQVHDPFTVKTFSSGTASGGDNLVQDAIFNGLAQKEVLPGKAQSQKVEDKPYFQFTGDENFDASDSDEDQSDGDEGAEEDEDDFANAFEVLDLARILYLKKLNATGEEQRGKGKAADLPPHIKQIKERLADTYDLQAEISLEAERFTDAVTDLRTALDLRQSLFPMEDPSIAECHYKLSLALEFASVNKEDDNSAGGKSDRTINEQMRKEAASQMEKAIESCQVRMAQEQKILDNNSAMEEDKATAMKRKIANVKDIIADMEQRLVDLKRPPVSLEDKEEQNEAMLKGILGQIMGQPPSEQMVQLDKATKGANDLSAFVKRRSGGNQQLVSTQKRSAQESDQERDVKRTRVGNRNGSPS, from the exons ATGAGCGATGCACCGCTTCAAAGTGATAACGAATGTATGAGGGCGTACTTAGCAAACCTAACTGAGCGAGCTGCCGCCAAGGATGCTGTCAAAGATTTCAACGCTGCTGCTGAGCTTTATTCTGAGGCCACAGAGCTCCAGGCTAAGTTGAATGGGGAGTTGTCGCTTGACAATGCCGACCTATTATATTCCTATGGAAAATCTCTCTACAATGTTGCTGTGAGCAAGAGTGATGTTCTTGGTTCCAAAGTAGCCGGAGAGAGTCAGACACAGGTACATGATCCGTTCACTGTGAAAACTTTCTCGTCTGGGACAGCATCTGGAGGCGATAACCTTGTTCAGGATGCAATTTTCAATGGACTAGCTCAGAAGGAGGTGCTTCCTGGAAAGGCACAATCCCAGAAGGTCGAGGACAAGCCATATTTTCAGTTCACAGGAGATGAGAATTTTGACGCCTCTGATTCCGACGAGGATCAAAGCGATGGTGACGAAGgtgccgaagaagatgaagatgacttcGCCAATGCTTTTGAAGTCCTTGACCTCGCGCGCATACTCTACCTCAAAAAATTAAACGCaacaggagaagaacaacgtGGAAAAGGCAAAGCCGCAGATCTGCCTCCTCATATCAAACAAATTAAGGAGCGCCTTGCAGATACATATGATCTCCAGGCTGAGATTTCGCTAGAAGCTGAACGTTTTACGGACGCAGTGACTGATCTCAGAACGGCACTTGATTTGAGACAATCTCTGTTTCCAATGGAGGATCCATCGATCGCCGAATGTCACTATAAGCTTTCGCTTGCTCTGGAATTCGCTTCTGtcaacaaggaagatgacaATTCTGCTGGTGGCAAGAGCGATAGGACGATCAATGAgcaaatgagaaaggaagCGGCGAGCCAAATGGAAAAAGCGATTGAAAGCTGCCAAGTGAGAATGGCTCAGGAACAGAAGATATTGGATAATAATAGTGCCATGGAGGAAGACAAAGCAACCgccatgaagagaaaaatagcCAATGTGAAGGATATCATAGCAGACATGGAGCAAAGG CTTGTTGACTTGAAGCGTCCCCCGGTATCACTCGAAGATaaggaggagcagaatgAAGCTATGTTGAAAGGTATCTTGGGTCAGATAATGGGGCAACCTCCTTCGGAGCAGATGGTACAGTTGGACAAAGCTACGAAGGGAGCTAATGATCTCTCTGCGTTTGTTAAACGGAGATCAGGT